Proteins from one Plodia interpunctella isolate USDA-ARS_2022_Savannah chromosome 3, ilPloInte3.2, whole genome shotgun sequence genomic window:
- the LOC128683971 gene encoding uncharacterized protein LOC128683971, translating into MKAGKLDELKCILQSLHETIQIIVISETWIKSEEDVKTAQIPEYTHYYNHRYDSKGGGVSIFTHNTLKHSLVEEKTVDDNHYLWIHIDKFSLDIGAIYKPGRTNSISFLEEYTSQLEKQKRAVVFGDFNYDLLSHEKSADYKYAMEESGFNILNKIDPLYITRETDSTKSILDHVCTNVNNNKFHFAIIESNLSDHKHIYLEIDKHIPAAIKSTQYEAINYDKLLETVKGVDFNNTDAEYTKLEEILTSCVSKCKFTKTKKLNPPRQDWINQNIMDMINKRNELGLMNRKYPKDKSIQEALIKERKEVTSQIQKTKATYYHNALKNCVNKPAKMWTLINSLYLNKVKDSNTTSPNKLVSDNGIITDEKEMCEFFNDYFSTIGETLANEIPQKYHKDNIFNAASRPPNPDLHDLSNFTPASTEEVGKIIDNLKSNTASGIDGLTKVTEQKELLKYVVALQGVLQPRSPEEIGSHLMTTSYVLKLVKCIRTVEWASAGSPRDLHPATLAREAANFHQRLPTSRRCGGQGGRTSTPRWLPVQLPVHRPTPKSSHASHAQRGSSTRRPPGQSTNFFYVPLKRAEARVGRVPLTQWLSQPPVAE; encoded by the exons ATGAAGGCCGGTAAATTGGACGAGCTAAAGTGTATTCTACAATCACTGCACGAAACTATCCAAATTATAGTGATCTCTGAGACCTGGATAAAATCCGAAGAGGATGTGAAAACCGCGCAAATACCCGAATATACTCACTATTATAATCATAGATACGACTCAAAGGGTGGTGGAGTTTCCATATTCACTCATAACACGCTGAAACACAGCCTCGttgaagaaaaaactgttGATGATAACCATTACCTCTGGATACACATAGACAAATTTTCATTAGACATAGGTGCAATTTATAAACCTGGTCGCACAAATAGCATAAGTTTTCTAGAAGAATACACGTCGCAGTTAGAGAAGCAAAAACGAGCTGTTGTCTTCGGTGATTTTAACTATGACTTATTAAGTCACGAAAAATCTGCTGACTACAAATATGCTATGGAAGAAAGTGGTTTCAACATTCTCAACAAAATTGATCCATTATACATTACTCGTGAAACGGACTCGACAAAATCAATATTAGATCACGTATGTACAAAcgtaaataacaacaagtttCACTTTGCAATTATAGAATCAAACTTGTCAGAccacaaacatatatatttggaAATTGATAAACATATACCAGCGGCTATTAAATCAACCCAATATGAAGcaattaattatgataaacTACTGGAAACAGTCAAAGGCGTGGATTTTAACAATACAGATGCGGAATATACCAAATTAGAAGAGATCTTAACTTCGTGCgtatcaaaatgtaaatttaccAAAACTAAAAAGCTTAATCCTCCGAGACAAGATTGGATTAACCAAAACATTATGGACATGATCAATAAAAGAAATGAACTAGGACTTATGAATAGAAAATATCCAAAAGACAAATCAATACAAGAAGCGTTGatcaaagaaagaaaagaagtcACAAGTCAAATTCAGAAAACAAAAGCAACCTACTATCACAATGCCCTCAAAAACTGTGTAAATAAACCAGCGAAAATGTGGACACTTATTAACAGCCTATatctaaataaagtaaaagatTCCAACACGACCTCaccaaataaacttgtatctGACAATGGAATCATTACAGATGAAAAAGAGATGTGCGAGTTCTTCAACGACTATTTTTCTACAATAGGTGAAACTTTGGCTAATGAAATACCACAAAAATACCACAAAGACAACATCTTTAACGCTGCTAGCCGCCCTCCGAACCCAGACTTGCACGATCTCTCGAATTTTACACCTGCATCAACTGAAGAAGTCGgaaaaattatagataatttaaaaagtaacacTGCCTCGGGCATAGATGGCTTAACT AAAGTAACTGAGCAGAAGGAACTGTTAAAGTATGTCGTAGCACTACAAGGAGTGTTACAGCCTCGTAGCCCCGAAGAAATCGGCTCACATCTAATGACAACTAGTTACGTCCTTAAACTTGTCAAGTGTATCAGAACGGTAGAGTGGGCAAGTGCAGGCAGTCCCCGTGACCTACATCCGGCGACCCTCGCGCGGGAAGCTGCTAATTTCCACCAGCGCCTGCCTACGTCACGGCGGTGCGGAGGGCAGGGGGGGCGAACCTCGACTCCTCGCTGGCTGCCTGTTCAGCTACCAGTCCACCGCCCCACTCCGAAGAGCTCGCACGCGTCACACGCTCAGCGCGGATCATCGACACGACGCCCCCCGGGACAAtctaccaattttttttatgtgccCC TCAAGCGGGCTGAGGCTCGGGTGGGGCGCGTTCCGCTGACACAGTGGCTCAGTCAGCCGCCGGTCGCCGAGTGA